A genome region from Sphingobacteriaceae bacterium GW460-11-11-14-LB5 includes the following:
- a CDS encoding methionine synthase: MGIREELEKRILVIDGAMGTMIQRYTLTEEDFRGERFKNHPCDVKGNNDLLNITRPDIIKTIHLEYLASGADIIETNTFSTQRISMADYQMEDLSYEMSFEGARVAKEAVNEFMAANPDRKCFVAGAIGPTNRTLSMSPNVNDPGFRAVYFDELEAAYYEQVRGLVDGGSDVLLIETIFDTLNAKVAIVAIKKYEEVIGRKLEIMISGTITDASGRTLSGQTAEAFLNSVMHAKPLSIGFNCALGAKEMRPHIEELAAKAGCYVSAYPNAGLPNEFGAYDEQPHETAHLVDDFIASGFVNIVGGCCGTTPEHIGCIAKNARKAEPRKIPVLEPYMRLSGLEPVTITPESIFVNIGERTNITGSPKFSKLILGGDYEAALAVALQQVEGGAQVIDVNMDEGMLDSEAAMTKFLNLIASEPDIAKLPIMVDSSKWSVIENGLKCLQGKGIVNSISLKEGEDKFRESARKIMQYGAAVVVMAFDEQGQADNYERRKEICKRSYDILVNEIGFPAEDIIFDPNILTVATGLEEHNNYAVDFINATRWIKENLPHAKVSGGVSNISFSFRGNNTVREAMHSAFLYHAIQAGLDMGIVNAGMLEVYQEIPPELLERVEDVLLNRRDDATERLVEYADTVKSKGKEVVKDEEWRKGSVEERLSHSLVKGIVEYLDDDVEEARQKYARPIQVIEGPLMDGMNIVGDLFGAGKMFLPQVVKSARVMKKAVAYLLPFIEQEKLDNPDQDQNSSAGRVLMATVKGDVHDIGKNIVGVVLACNNFEIVDMGVMVPAQEIIKKAKEINADIIGLSGLITPSLDEMVHFAKEMEREGFTIPLIIGGATTSRIHAAVKVAPNYSGPAIHVLDASRSVTVCSTLMNPETKDEYVAGIRAEYDKAREAHLNKRSDKRFKTLEEARENRFKIDFQPNLPVPEFTGTRVFDNYPLEELVPYIDWTPFFHTWELRGSYPKIFDDKNVGDEAKKLFDDAQTLLKRILDEKLLTARAVIGFWPANTVGDDIQLTVDSSQLSNDSKLKTENSQLVTIHTLRQQAEKVDGQPYYALSDFIAPKESGIQDYFGGFAVTAGIGIDELVNEFESNYDDYNSIMAKALADRLAEAFAERMHERVRKEYWGYAQDENLSNQELIKEEYAGIRPAPGYPACPEHTEKGTLFQLLDAENKIGLHLTESYAMYPTAAVSGFYFAHPDSRYFGLGKITKDQIEDYAIRKNMPVEEVERWLSPNLAY; this comes from the coding sequence ATGGGTATAAGAGAAGAATTAGAAAAACGTATTTTGGTGATTGATGGTGCAATGGGTACCATGATTCAGCGATATACCTTAACCGAAGAAGATTTTAGAGGGGAGCGATTTAAAAACCATCCCTGTGATGTAAAAGGCAATAACGATTTGCTCAACATCACACGTCCGGATATTATTAAAACAATACACCTGGAGTACCTGGCGTCTGGTGCCGATATTATCGAAACCAACACATTTAGTACACAGCGCATTTCCATGGCCGATTACCAGATGGAAGACCTTTCTTACGAAATGAGTTTCGAAGGTGCACGTGTAGCAAAAGAAGCCGTAAACGAGTTTATGGCTGCAAATCCAGACCGTAAATGTTTTGTGGCTGGTGCTATTGGCCCAACCAACCGTACCCTTTCCATGTCGCCTAATGTAAACGACCCTGGTTTTAGGGCGGTTTATTTTGATGAGCTGGAAGCCGCTTATTACGAGCAGGTACGTGGTTTGGTTGATGGTGGTTCGGATGTATTATTAATCGAAACCATTTTCGATACTTTAAATGCTAAAGTGGCCATTGTAGCCATTAAAAAATATGAAGAGGTAATTGGCCGTAAACTGGAGATCATGATTTCCGGCACCATTACCGATGCTTCCGGAAGGACACTTTCAGGTCAAACTGCCGAAGCTTTCTTAAACTCTGTCATGCATGCAAAACCATTAAGTATTGGTTTTAACTGTGCTTTGGGTGCTAAAGAAATGCGTCCGCATATTGAGGAACTCGCTGCAAAAGCAGGTTGTTATGTTTCGGCTTATCCGAATGCAGGCTTGCCAAACGAATTTGGTGCTTATGATGAACAACCGCACGAAACGGCACATTTGGTTGATGACTTTATTGCATCAGGTTTTGTGAACATCGTGGGAGGCTGTTGTGGTACTACACCAGAACATATTGGCTGTATTGCTAAAAATGCAAGGAAAGCCGAACCCCGCAAAATTCCGGTACTGGAGCCTTACATGCGTTTAAGCGGATTGGAGCCTGTAACCATTACCCCGGAGAGCATTTTCGTAAATATTGGTGAAAGAACCAATATTACAGGATCTCCTAAGTTCTCCAAGCTGATTTTGGGTGGCGATTACGAAGCTGCACTGGCTGTTGCCTTACAACAGGTTGAAGGTGGTGCGCAGGTAATTGATGTGAACATGGATGAAGGGATGTTGGATTCAGAAGCCGCGATGACTAAGTTTTTGAACCTCATTGCTTCTGAACCGGATATTGCCAAATTGCCAATCATGGTCGATTCATCTAAATGGTCGGTTATCGAAAATGGCTTAAAATGTTTACAAGGAAAAGGCATCGTAAACTCCATCTCATTAAAAGAAGGTGAAGATAAATTCCGCGAAAGCGCCCGCAAAATTATGCAATACGGTGCTGCTGTGGTAGTCATGGCTTTTGATGAGCAAGGTCAGGCCGATAATTACGAGCGCAGGAAAGAGATTTGTAAAAGAAGTTACGATATCCTGGTAAACGAAATTGGTTTTCCGGCAGAGGATATTATTTTCGACCCGAACATCTTAACCGTAGCAACAGGACTCGAAGAGCATAACAATTATGCTGTCGATTTTATAAATGCCACCCGTTGGATCAAAGAAAACCTGCCTCATGCTAAAGTGAGCGGAGGGGTTTCTAACATTTCTTTCTCTTTCAGGGGGAATAATACCGTTCGCGAAGCGATGCACTCTGCATTTCTTTATCACGCCATCCAGGCTGGTTTAGATATGGGGATTGTGAACGCCGGAATGTTGGAGGTTTATCAGGAAATTCCACCCGAATTGTTAGAAAGGGTAGAAGATGTGCTCTTAAACCGCAGAGACGATGCCACGGAGCGTTTGGTAGAATATGCCGATACCGTAAAATCGAAAGGTAAAGAGGTGGTTAAAGATGAAGAGTGGCGGAAAGGTTCTGTTGAAGAGAGATTATCTCATTCCTTGGTTAAAGGAATTGTTGAATATCTGGATGATGATGTGGAAGAAGCCAGACAAAAATATGCCCGCCCGATTCAGGTGATCGAAGGGCCATTGATGGACGGGATGAACATTGTAGGTGATTTATTCGGTGCGGGAAAAATGTTCTTGCCTCAGGTGGTAAAATCGGCAAGGGTAATGAAAAAAGCCGTGGCTTATTTATTGCCGTTTATCGAACAGGAGAAACTGGATAATCCGGATCAGGATCAGAATTCGTCAGCAGGAAGAGTATTGATGGCGACTGTAAAAGGTGATGTGCACGATATTGGGAAAAATATTGTGGGCGTAGTACTGGCTTGTAATAATTTCGAGATTGTTGATATGGGCGTAATGGTTCCGGCACAGGAAATCATTAAAAAAGCCAAAGAAATAAATGCCGATATTATTGGATTAAGTGGATTGATTACGCCATCACTAGATGAAATGGTTCACTTTGCTAAAGAAATGGAGCGCGAAGGTTTTACCATTCCATTAATTATAGGTGGTGCCACAACCTCAAGAATCCACGCTGCAGTAAAAGTAGCGCCAAATTATTCAGGACCTGCTATCCACGTGTTAGATGCTTCCAGAAGTGTTACCGTTTGCAGCACCTTGATGAATCCGGAAACAAAAGATGAATATGTAGCAGGCATCAGGGCTGAATATGATAAAGCCCGTGAAGCGCATTTAAATAAACGATCGGATAAACGTTTTAAAACACTGGAAGAAGCCCGCGAAAATAGGTTTAAGATCGATTTTCAACCCAACTTACCTGTTCCGGAATTTACAGGAACAAGGGTTTTCGATAATTATCCTTTAGAAGAACTGGTTCCTTACATCGATTGGACACCATTTTTCCATACCTGGGAACTTCGTGGCAGTTATCCGAAAATTTTCGACGATAAAAATGTAGGCGACGAAGCGAAGAAACTTTTTGATGATGCACAGACCTTATTAAAACGCATCCTCGACGAAAAACTGTTAACAGCAAGAGCCGTAATCGGTTTCTGGCCAGCAAATACAGTAGGAGACGATATTCAGTTGACAGTTGATAGTTCCCAGTTATCAAACGATTCCAAACTGAAAACTGAAAACTCCCAACTGGTAACTATTCACACCCTCCGTCAGCAGGCCGAAAAAGTAGATGGTCAGCCTTATTATGCTTTATCTGATTTTATTGCGCCGAAGGAAAGTGGCATTCAGGATTATTTTGGTGGTTTTGCAGTAACGGCAGGTATCGGGATTGATGAACTGGTCAATGAGTTTGAATCGAATTACGATGATTACAACAGCATTATGGCCAAAGCGCTGGCCGATCGTTTGGCAGAGGCTTTCGCAGAACGTATGCACGAACGTGTCCGTAAAGAATATTGGGGTTATGCACAGGATGAAAATTTGAGCAACCAGGAATTGATTAAAGAAGAATATGCAGGTATCCGTCCGGCACCTGGTTATCCTGCCTGTCCGGAACATACTGAAAAAGGAACTTTATTCCAGTTACTTGATGCGGAGAATAAAATCGGATTGCACTTAACCGAAAGTTACGCCATGTATCCAACAGCGGCGGTAAGCGGATTTTATTTCGCGCATCCCGATTCGAGGTATTTCGGTTTAGGGAAAATCACCAAAGATCAGATTGAAGACTATGCCATCAGAAAGAATATGCCGGTTGAAGAAGTGGAGCGGTGGTTAAGTCCGAATTTAGCTTATTAA
- a CDS encoding methylenetetrahydrofolate reductase [NAD(P)H], with product MKITDHIKNAKGKTLFSFELLPPVKGQSIQWIYDAIEPLLEFNPPFIDVTSLREDYIYKEQANGLLQKVSYRKRPGTIAICAAIIHKYKVDAVPHLICGGFTKEETENALIDLQFLGIDNVLALRGDARKADGNFVPTPGGHCYATDLIEHIKNHNEGKFLHEDVETFKSDFCIGVAGYPEKHFEAPNMSTDFKYLKKKVEAGAEFIVTQMFFDNQKYFDFVKKCRENDINVPIIPGLKPISTLSQLNVLPKIFHIDLPDELTDALSHAKNNNEAKEIGTEAMIKQCKELIDFGAPVLHFYTMGRPEQTKKIAKAIF from the coding sequence ATGAAGATTACAGACCATATAAAAAACGCAAAGGGTAAAACCTTATTCTCTTTTGAATTATTACCGCCTGTAAAAGGACAAAGCATACAATGGATTTATGATGCGATTGAACCACTATTGGAGTTTAATCCACCTTTTATTGATGTGACTTCACTCCGTGAAGATTACATTTATAAAGAACAAGCCAACGGTTTGTTACAAAAGGTATCTTATCGTAAGCGTCCGGGTACCATTGCCATTTGTGCGGCCATTATCCATAAATATAAAGTTGATGCTGTTCCGCATTTAATTTGTGGTGGGTTTACCAAAGAAGAAACCGAAAATGCATTGATCGATTTACAGTTTTTGGGTATTGATAATGTGCTGGCCTTACGAGGCGATGCACGTAAGGCAGATGGAAATTTTGTTCCTACACCAGGCGGGCACTGTTATGCTACAGATCTGATTGAGCACATTAAAAACCATAATGAAGGTAAATTTTTGCACGAAGATGTTGAAACCTTTAAAAGCGATTTCTGTATTGGCGTTGCCGGTTATCCTGAAAAGCATTTCGAGGCACCTAATATGAGTACCGATTTTAAATACCTGAAAAAGAAGGTAGAGGCAGGAGCTGAATTTATTGTAACGCAGATGTTTTTCGATAATCAGAAATATTTCGATTTCGTAAAGAAATGCAGGGAAAACGATATCAATGTACCGATTATACCAGGATTGAAGCCCATCAGTACCTTGTCGCAGTTGAATGTGTTGCCTAAGATTTTTCACATCGACTTACCTGATGAGTTGACCGATGCGCTATCGCATGCTAAAAACAATAACGAGGCAAAAGAAATTGGTACGGAAGCGATGATTAAACAATGTAAAGAACTGATTGATTTTGGCGCTCCGGTATTACATTTTTATACGATGGGTCGCCCTGAGCAGACGAAAAAGATTGCGAAGGCTATTTTTTAG
- a CDS encoding aspartate aminotransferase family protein: MNNLNTDQQNLDAILTTVKQQGIDYLNHIHERPTAGNTEVEIIRDLSDQGSGAIEALKQFNQRFEPIMVASSGPRYWGFVTGGTTPAAIAGDWLSTIYDQNTQSAKGNGDVSAIIELETIQLLLSLFNLPKDFFGGFVTGATLSNFTCLAVARQWIGKQFGKDFAREGVSGNVKVLSATPHSSAIKSLSMLGLGSGNFIQVNVLQGNREALDVSDLELKIQELKGEPFILISSAGTVNTVDFDDFEAINLLKEKYNFWWHIDAAFGGFAACSPKYSHLLNGWGNADSITVDCHKWLNVPYESAVFLVKEKHQLLQVETFQNSNAAYLGNPMENFSYLNFLPENSRRLKALPAWFTLTSYGKQGYQEIVESNVEVALQFGDFINENPNFGLLAPVRLNTVCFSLTDESLVATFLNKLNESGKVFMTPTFYNGRKGIRAAFVNWRTSAADVELAIATMLEILTEL, from the coding sequence ATGAATAATTTAAATACCGACCAACAAAACCTTGATGCCATCTTAACAACGGTTAAACAGCAGGGCATAGATTATTTAAATCATATTCATGAACGGCCAACAGCCGGTAATACAGAAGTTGAAATCATCCGCGATTTAAGCGATCAGGGTTCTGGTGCCATCGAAGCACTGAAGCAGTTTAACCAACGTTTTGAACCTATTATGGTGGCCTCATCTGGTCCCAGATATTGGGGCTTTGTAACCGGTGGAACAACACCTGCGGCTATCGCCGGCGATTGGTTATCAACGATATATGATCAGAATACGCAAAGTGCAAAAGGTAATGGCGATGTTTCAGCGATCATCGAACTGGAAACCATTCAGTTATTACTTTCGTTATTTAACCTACCCAAAGATTTTTTCGGTGGTTTTGTAACAGGTGCTACACTTTCTAATTTTACCTGTCTGGCTGTTGCCAGACAATGGATTGGCAAACAATTTGGGAAAGATTTCGCCAGGGAAGGCGTGTCGGGCAATGTAAAAGTGTTATCTGCCACACCACATTCATCAGCCATTAAATCCTTATCGATGCTGGGTTTGGGAAGTGGCAATTTTATCCAAGTAAACGTCCTGCAGGGCAACCGCGAAGCCCTGGATGTTAGCGATCTGGAACTTAAAATACAGGAACTAAAAGGAGAACCTTTTATCTTAATTTCTAGCGCCGGAACGGTAAATACGGTGGATTTTGATGATTTTGAAGCCATCAATCTCTTAAAAGAAAAATATAATTTCTGGTGGCATATCGATGCCGCTTTTGGCGGTTTTGCCGCTTGTTCGCCTAAATACAGTCATCTGCTTAATGGCTGGGGAAATGCTGATAGCATTACCGTCGATTGCCACAAGTGGTTAAATGTACCCTACGAAAGCGCTGTGTTTTTGGTGAAAGAAAAACACCAGTTGCTGCAGGTAGAAACTTTTCAGAATTCAAATGCAGCCTATTTGGGCAATCCGATGGAAAATTTTAGTTATTTAAATTTCCTGCCTGAAAACTCCCGCCGCCTAAAAGCTTTACCTGCATGGTTTACACTGACCAGCTACGGAAAACAAGGCTATCAGGAAATTGTAGAAAGTAATGTTGAAGTGGCTTTACAGTTTGGCGATTTCATTAATGAAAATCCAAACTTCGGATTATTGGCACCAGTGCGTTTAAATACCGTTTGTTTTTCGCTAACCGATGAAAGTTTAGTGGCAACATTCCTGAATAAATTAAATGAAAGCGGAAAAGTATTTATGACTCCTACCTTTTATAATGGGAGGAAAGGAATCCGTGCTGCGTTTGTAAACTGGAGAACGTCAGCTGCTGATGTTGAGCTGGCCATTGCCACAATGCTCGAAATTCTTACAGAACTTTAA
- a CDS encoding threonine synthase, whose protein sequence is MKLYSTNNKDLRVSFKEAVFNSMPQDKGLYMPIEIPQLDPEFIQNIEKYALPEIAYTIASTLLKDEIPAEDLKALIDDAINFEAPAVKLDDKTYVLELFHGPSLAFKDFGARFMSRVMAYFLKDGEQLLDVLVATSGDTGGAVALGFLGVPNTRVTILYPEGKVSPIQELQLTTNGENIRAVEVKGTFDDCQALVKQAFADDELNAKFRLTSANSINISRLIPQTFYYFNTYAQLKKQGFKDVVFSVPSGNFGNIGAGLLAYKLGLPVKQFIAATNVNDTVPRFLESGVYETKPSTQTYSNAMDVGAPSNWVRIMDLFHKDVEAIKKVVTAYRFTDDETLAGIKEINSKLNYVACPHTAIAYLAVEKYRRENPSDESAAVFLSTAHACKFPDIFPADIAAKIEIPEQVKALESKPKHADQLGVDFEGFKKYLLKG, encoded by the coding sequence ATGAAACTATACTCAACCAACAATAAAGATTTACGTGTTTCTTTCAAAGAAGCCGTTTTTAATAGCATGCCGCAGGATAAAGGCTTATATATGCCTATTGAAATCCCACAGCTTGACCCCGAATTCATACAGAATATCGAAAAATATGCTTTACCTGAAATTGCTTACACAATAGCTTCAACCCTATTAAAGGATGAAATTCCAGCTGAAGATTTAAAAGCTTTAATTGATGATGCCATAAATTTTGAAGCACCAGCGGTTAAATTAGATGACAAAACCTATGTTCTCGAATTGTTCCATGGTCCATCTTTAGCGTTTAAAGATTTTGGTGCCCGCTTTATGAGCCGTGTGATGGCTTATTTCTTAAAAGATGGCGAACAACTTTTAGATGTGCTGGTTGCTACTTCCGGCGATACTGGTGGCGCAGTAGCCTTAGGTTTCCTGGGTGTACCCAATACCAGGGTAACCATACTTTACCCGGAAGGGAAAGTGAGTCCGATACAGGAACTGCAGTTAACCACCAACGGCGAAAATATCAGGGCTGTTGAAGTTAAAGGAACTTTTGATGATTGCCAGGCTTTGGTTAAACAGGCTTTTGCTGATGACGAGCTGAATGCTAAATTTAGATTGACTTCAGCCAATTCAATTAATATTTCGAGATTGATTCCACAAACATTTTACTATTTCAACACCTATGCGCAACTGAAAAAGCAAGGTTTTAAAGATGTGGTGTTTTCTGTACCAAGCGGAAATTTCGGGAATATTGGCGCAGGTTTACTGGCCTATAAATTAGGGTTACCTGTTAAACAATTTATCGCAGCTACCAATGTTAATGATACCGTTCCACGCTTTTTAGAAAGCGGTGTTTATGAAACCAAGCCATCGACCCAAACCTACTCGAATGCCATGGATGTTGGCGCGCCAAGCAATTGGGTGCGCATTATGGATCTGTTTCATAAGGATGTGGAAGCCATAAAAAAAGTGGTTACTGCTTACCGTTTTACTGATGATGAAACATTAGCAGGCATTAAAGAAATAAACAGCAAATTAAACTATGTGGCTTGTCCGCATACCGCGATTGCTTATTTGGCAGTTGAAAAATACAGAAGGGAAAACCCATCAGACGAAAGTGCAGCTGTTTTCTTATCTACGGCACACGCCTGTAAATTCCCTGATATTTTCCCTGCAGATATCGCCGCTAAAATAGAAATCCCTGAGCAGGTAAAAGCCTTAGAAAGCAAACCGAAACATGCTGATCAGTTAGGTGTGGATTTTGAAGGGTTTAAAAAGTATTTGCTTAAAGGGTAG
- a CDS encoding homoserine kinase encodes MKDSIKVFAPATVANVVCGFDVLGFAVNEPGDEVEMRFTDTPGVVIKGITGDDGRLPLDAAKNTVSASVQHYLKHINRLDVGVEIELHKKMPIGSGLGSSSASTVAGLFAINKLMGDLLSTKELVPFAMKGEELACGYGHADNVAPALLGGFVLVRSYDPLDVISLPTPAGMYAAIVYPEVDVPTKDARQMIRSKVALKDAVTQWGNVAGLVSGLFMNDFDLIGRSMKDVLVEPTRSILIPGFEEMRKLAMENGAIGFGISGSGPSVFSLTKDEETARKITKSQQQHLHKININSKAFVSPVNAEGPKVL; translated from the coding sequence ATGAAAGATAGTATAAAAGTTTTCGCCCCGGCAACCGTTGCCAACGTAGTTTGTGGTTTCGATGTATTGGGTTTCGCTGTAAATGAACCTGGTGATGAAGTTGAAATGCGATTTACCGATACACCTGGCGTGGTGATCAAAGGAATTACCGGCGATGATGGTCGATTGCCTTTAGATGCAGCGAAAAATACCGTAAGTGCGAGTGTACAACATTACTTAAAGCATATCAACCGTTTAGATGTAGGCGTAGAAATTGAACTGCATAAGAAAATGCCGATTGGCAGCGGCCTGGGCTCAAGTTCGGCCAGTACGGTTGCTGGCTTATTTGCCATTAACAAATTAATGGGCGATTTATTAAGCACTAAAGAGCTGGTTCCTTTCGCGATGAAAGGCGAGGAACTTGCCTGTGGGTATGGTCATGCCGACAATGTTGCCCCTGCTTTGTTAGGTGGTTTTGTACTGGTGAGAAGTTACGATCCACTTGATGTAATCTCTTTACCTACTCCTGCCGGCATGTATGCCGCAATTGTTTACCCTGAAGTAGATGTACCGACTAAAGATGCACGACAAATGATCCGCAGCAAAGTGGCCTTAAAAGATGCCGTTACCCAGTGGGGAAATGTTGCAGGTTTAGTGAGTGGACTATTTATGAATGATTTTGATCTGATTGGCAGAAGCATGAAAGACGTTCTGGTAGAGCCAACACGTTCGATTTTGATTCCTGGTTTTGAAGAAATGAGAAAACTCGCAATGGAAAACGGCGCAATCGGTTTCGGAATCTCAGGTTCTGGTCCATCTGTCTTCTCATTAACCAAAGACGAAGAAACGGCCAGAAAAATAACCAAATCGCAACAGCAACATTTACACAAAATAAATATTAACAGCAAAGCTTTTGTTTCTCCGGTTAACGCCGAAGGACCAAAAGTACTTTAA
- a CDS encoding bifunctional aspartate kinase/homoserine dehydrogenase I, translating into MKVLKFGGTSVGSAENIKTLLRLVGEEKQKNSPVVVLSAMSGVTNLLTEMAEMAERGEDYDTHLKEIEAKHFAVIRSLLPAAAQNPVFTRLKIFFNELEDLLQAVANLRELSLQTKDQILSYGERCSTFMISHIASKNIGDSIYVNGSDLIKTDSNFGQAKVETELTEMLINNFYQENKDKVLFVTGFIASNAAGRVTTLGRGGSDYTAAVWGAALNAEEIEIWTDVNGMMTADPRMVKKAFSLPELSYTEAMELSYFGAKVIYPPTMIPAFMKKIPIVIKNTFEPDFAGTYIKSDVKASSLPIKGISSIDHISIINLTGSGMVGKAGFSGRLFSLLSREQINVVLITQSSSEHSITFAVKPTDASQAISLIKKEFELELDAKKLELPEVENNLAVLAIVGENMKRTPGMSGRLFNALGRNGINVRAIAQGSSEYNISVIISKDDLSKAVNAVHDAFFTDLKRTLNVFCLGTGNIGKTLFNQLKEQMPFLAANNDLQVKVTGISNTRKMIFSADGLSLENWETELNTNGEPADLAGFVAKMKALNLPNCVFVDNTAAESPIEFYQGIFESSISVVTCNKKGNSADYAQYKSFKDTARKFGVDFYYETNVGAGLPIIRTLRELMMSGDKVARIEAILSGTISYIFNNFKGEAGFYETVKEAQELGYTEPDPRDDLNGKDFMRKMLILARDAGYPLEASDVKIDNILPEACLNASSVEDFYSELQANAAYFENLKQTAANDGKVLRYIGKLEDGNVEISLQMVDDSHPFYMLSGSDNIISFTTDRYKSRPLVVKGPGAGAEVTAAGVFADIINVGTLNK; encoded by the coding sequence ATGAAAGTACTCAAATTCGGCGGCACATCCGTAGGTTCGGCCGAGAACATTAAAACCCTCTTACGCCTGGTTGGCGAAGAAAAACAGAAGAACAGCCCGGTAGTTGTATTATCGGCAATGAGTGGTGTAACCAATTTACTTACCGAAATGGCCGAAATGGCTGAGCGTGGTGAAGATTACGATACCCATTTAAAAGAAATCGAAGCAAAACACTTTGCTGTCATCCGCTCGCTTTTACCTGCGGCTGCACAAAACCCTGTGTTTACGCGATTAAAGATCTTTTTTAACGAACTGGAAGATCTGTTACAGGCAGTAGCCAATCTGCGCGAACTGAGCTTGCAGACCAAAGATCAGATTTTAAGCTATGGTGAGCGTTGTTCTACCTTTATGATCAGCCATATTGCCTCGAAAAACATCGGCGATTCAATTTATGTTAATGGATCTGACCTGATTAAAACCGACAGTAATTTTGGGCAAGCGAAAGTTGAAACTGAGCTGACCGAAATGCTGATCAACAATTTTTACCAGGAAAATAAAGACAAAGTACTTTTTGTTACTGGTTTTATAGCGAGCAATGCTGCCGGCAGGGTAACAACTTTAGGTCGTGGCGGCTCTGATTATACCGCAGCGGTTTGGGGTGCAGCCTTAAATGCAGAAGAGATTGAAATATGGACGGATGTAAATGGCATGATGACTGCTGATCCACGCATGGTGAAAAAGGCTTTCTCTTTACCTGAGCTGAGTTATACCGAAGCCATGGAGCTGAGTTATTTCGGTGCAAAGGTGATCTATCCGCCAACCATGATCCCTGCTTTTATGAAAAAGATTCCGATTGTGATCAAAAACACTTTCGAACCTGATTTCGCAGGAACTTATATCAAAAGCGATGTAAAAGCATCCAGTTTACCCATAAAAGGAATTTCTTCTATCGATCATATCAGCATCATTAACCTAACCGGAAGTGGCATGGTGGGTAAGGCAGGCTTTAGCGGGAGGTTATTCTCACTGCTTTCGCGCGAACAGATCAATGTCGTATTGATTACGCAATCCTCTTCAGAACACAGCATTACTTTCGCGGTTAAACCAACAGATGCTTCGCAGGCCATTTCTTTAATCAAAAAAGAATTTGAACTGGAGTTGGATGCTAAAAAACTAGAACTGCCGGAAGTTGAAAATAATTTGGCGGTATTGGCCATTGTGGGTGAAAACATGAAACGTACCCCAGGCATGAGCGGACGTTTGTTTAATGCGCTTGGCCGCAACGGTATCAACGTAAGGGCTATCGCTCAGGGTTCATCAGAATATAACATCTCGGTAATTATCAGCAAAGATGACCTATCGAAAGCAGTAAATGCAGTGCATGATGCCTTTTTTACCGACCTGAAAAGAACATTGAACGTTTTCTGTTTAGGAACCGGAAATATCGGCAAAACTTTGTTTAACCAGTTAAAGGAGCAGATGCCATTTCTGGCAGCCAATAACGATTTACAAGTTAAGGTAACTGGCATTAGCAATACACGCAAAATGATTTTCAGCGCCGATGGTCTTTCGTTAGAAAACTGGGAAACTGAGTTGAATACAAATGGTGAACCCGCAGATTTAGCAGGTTTTGTGGCAAAAATGAAAGCCCTAAACTTACCGAACTGTGTTTTTGTCGACAATACCGCTGCAGAATCGCCAATTGAATTTTATCAAGGCATATTCGAGAGCAGTATCTCTGTGGTAACCTGTAATAAAAAGGGAAACTCTGCCGATTATGCCCAGTATAAATCATTTAAAGATACGGCCCGAAAATTCGGTGTTGATTTTTATTACGAAACCAATGTAGGTGCAGGTTTGCCTATTATCCGTACGCTGCGCGAACTGATGATGAGTGGTGATAAAGTAGCGCGGATTGAAGCCATTTTATCCGGTACGATTTCTTACATCTTCAATAATTTCAAAGGCGAGGCCGGTTTTTACGAAACGGTAAAAGAAGCGCAGGAACTGGGTTATACCGAGCCAGATCCACGCGACGACTTAAATGGAAAAGACTTTATGCGTAAAATGCTGATCCTTGCCCGCGATGCCGGTTATCCATTAGAAGCCAGTGATGTGAAAATCGATAACATTTTGCCAGAAGCTTGTTTAAATGCATCTTCAGTAGAAGATTTCTATTCAGAATTACAGGCTAATGCCGCTTATTTTGAGAACCTGAAACAAACAGCTGCCAACGATGGAAAAGTTTTACGCTACATCGGCAAACTGGAAGATGGTAATGTAGAAATCAGTCTGCAAATGGTTGATGACAGTCATCCTTTTTATATGTTATCGGGAAGCGATAATATTATCTCTTTTACTACAGACCGGTATAAATCGCGTCCATTGGTGGTAAAAGGCCCGGGTGCAGGTGCAGAAGTGACCGCGGCAGGCGTTTTTGCAGATATCATCAATGTAGGTACATTAAATAAATAG